ATTCACATTAGCTTCATTTTTAGTAGCTCTGTTATTCACTCTCCTACTCTTCAGTATAATCTCtgattccttcatcagattaaTATACTTCTTCCTCACATTCGCAATTGGATGGGCCTCAATAGCTGACTTTTCACGATAAGCTTCTTTAAGGATAACAGTGCAAGTCTTGTTCCTTAAAGATAGATAAAACATATGAGGATGCCTCTCAAACGCCTTGTGAACTTTCTGTGGCAACCCCAAGCACTTTCTTAAACACAAAAGCCTTTTCCTCTCAGCAGCATGCTCAACAAAGAGACCAAGCAGCTCATGAAGAATACCAACTACCCGCTTCTCAGACAAATCACTATCCATTTTCAAGTCAGAGGAATCCTCATATGGTGAAACATATGGAAGCCTCTGAAATTCATTCATCCAATCAGAAATCTTCCTCTTCAGCCTCAAACCCTTTGATGGAAATAATGGAAATACGATTGCCTCCCTTTCACCACCAGCATAGACTCCTTTCTTCATTGCGTTCTGTTGTAGTATTGACATCATTGCTCCATCATTACCATCACTCCCAACAGCAAGTCCCTTCAACTCATCTCCCATTTCAACAATCCTGAAGTGCCCATCAAGATTGCTTTCCGGGTGCCTTAAAAACTCATCTGGCAGCCCCAAGTACCATTGCAAACCTTGAATTACCTTCAAAGGCAACACTTTTTGCTCTCCAACACTCATTAAAATCAACTTCTTTAACCTATCAACTATATCATTTTTATGTTCTTCATAAACCTCTCTCTCCTCTTTATCAAGCTGAATAGCTGTAGGGGTCAGTTTAAACCATGGTAAATTATATTGAGGACCTTCAAACTCCTCAAAAAAAGATGGGTATTTTCTCAAGAACCTAGCTACCTTAAATGGTATCCCCAATTCCAGACCTCTCTTTGAGACAGCAGAGATGGGGATGCAGTAGTCCTGTGGTGAGGCTGAGACTATGCAGTTTTTCAAGGCGATGATGGGTTTGAGTTCAATTGATCTGTGGATGgattcaattgattcaaaaTATGTGTCTTTCTTCCAGTCCATGTAGACATCTACATAAGCACGTCTTTGGATGAATACGTGGGAAAGATTCCGGCAGTTGGAGAGAGAATGAAGCGAATTTTGacaagagaagaagaagattttTTGCAGGAGGTTTCTAGCACAACCTTTCTGGTTCGGCATGCCTATCTGATTTGAGATTCTGTGGGAAATTTCAGAGTCAATAagatatttttctcatttttttgcACACCAATTTTTAATTTTGCAGTTTTCACTAGAGTGTTCGGTTTCTGTAAACTTTTAAACACGGTTCTCCCACTAGGGAATCAGAAATCAACAATCGCATAGAAAACAACAACATGAAACAAGTTTAACAGCCCAAAACTAACCTTTTGAAAAGCTACTTATGAGAAGACCCACATTTAAATTTGCAAGCATAAGTATAATTAAGAATTAACTAATAATGAATCTAAGAATTAACTAATATAATCCCAGTGGCCAACTTGAAAACATGAAAAAAGAAAGTACTTAAATTAACAATTACAGGAACATAAGGGAAATTAAATTACAGTTAACAAAAATTTTAGGGACGGAAACCAAAAACAATAAGAATCTGTCTTCCGGAACCTAATTGAAAACTTATCAAACAAAGTTCCAGGGCCAATCTGCAGACATAGAAATTAGAGGCAAAACCGAAAACAAGGAAAAGTTGATGGACTAAATttagaattttggaaaaaaaaatcactctCCCAAGCGAGCAAGCTTCTGGGTCTCCATTTTCGCTCTGTTTTCTTTCCTCCAAGCTTAAGTACAGCACGAGAAAAAACCTCCTCCGGCCAGCATTTGGGCATTAAAATCTGTTTACtggtttccaatttttctttccatttgggcattttatcaaacactaaATAGACAAGTAAAAGTCTAAGACTATTCCAGCTACAGAAAAGTCTGAAATTCTCTGtttcaaccaaattaaccaTCTTTGCAGTAGTAACACAACAAAAGAATCACACGCAAAAAATCACACCACCATGCTAGGTTAGAAGTAAGACGGACAGTAAGGCCAATTTCACATACTCTCTGCATGAACTTCAAGAAAACTAAAAGTTGAAAGAGAAACGAGAATTTTACAGTATTTCTTTATTGAAGAAGGTTGTGGTGGCGATGGTTTTCCTGCAAAAACGACACCGGCTTGCTCCCCAGCTCGTTCTCCcggtggatttttttttttttttggattgggCAAAAATGTTTTATGAGAGATGAAAGGACTCCTTCTCCAGGTAAAGTCTTTTCATGTTgtattcttcttcattttttaaaattaataatgGGATTGGGGATTTCTGTTGGGCTCCatttgaaaaataagaaaagacaATTGGACCTACAATTCAATTGGCCTACATGCATGTTtgtctttttgaacccaaaaagaaTTAAACAGGAGGTTCAAGtgagaattttctttgaattcatGCCACAAGCCTAAGAAAATCgagtttaaaaataaaatgcctacacttttcaaaaacaaaaaaaaaaaaaggggtgcCTACCAGCTAATAATTTCTTTAAGGCTGCATTTGGTTCTATAGAATTGGAATCACAATTCTATAAAATTGTAATTCTATAAATTTTAATTCCAAAGCATTGGAATTCCTTGGTTTGGCAAATGCATAGAATTGATGTGAATTCATTTGAAATTCCTACTTCTTTATTGGACGGTTAAAAATTATTGAAATCCACATAGAATTAAAAATTTGTATACTATTAAATAAATAGTCCATAATAATGACAGTTTTACTATAGCCTACAACTAGATCTCTCTAAAGCTCTATTATATTGCTAGTAGACAATAATTATGTAATTCACCATCTAACATGTTACTATTAGAAATTAAGAATCTAAATTATAGAAAACCAAAATGttatgtcaaaaaaaaaaaaaacatagctTTGACCTTTGACAAATATTTGAACTGTGCCTCCTGCAACAAATTCCAATATATAACTATGAAAGTAAAGtgattaaacaaaaaaaaaaagaaaaagagagaagcaCAATTATACATTGTTCATCTGCTAGTAAATCAAAATTATGACAAGATTGTTTCTTTTAGGAAAAAAAGTGTAGACATATCATCAATTGCAGCCCTAACCACAAACATAGGGGCGTCAATTAGTCTAACTAACTCGAACACTTCTCTATTTAAACTTATATTTATAACGAGTTTAAAATTATGTTCAAACTCGTTTGTTCATTTATTGAGCCAAATCCAAATGAATTTTAATCTAAAATCGAGCTCGAACTAAATCTTTTACATGTAAATttcaaatattgtattaattgagTCAAACTCTAATGAAATTTCAAGCTTTCATAAACACAAAAtgctatttttttatttggttttaaTTAGTTGGTGAACTAGattcaaacaagcacaaatTGAGTCAGAGTCAATTCTTCTATTAAGTATTTTTAGTCGCCGTCAATCCTAATCACAAACAGACATGCTAAAAGTACACACACTATAAAATTTATAACCTAAAAGCCAAAGCAAAAAATGTTGCTAATGAACTAAAGTGGTTGAAAATGTTACCACTGCTATTGATATTCAATAAGGAAAAAATAAAGGCATTCTTAAATCTTACATATATAAAGCGTCAATAGGCTTGTGAACAGTGCCTGGTGGACCGGTTATGCCGTGATTTGTGTGAGCTTGAGGGGCGTTTTGGTCTTTTGCTGATGGGTGGCGGTGGCTCTGCTGGTATTTTGCTTTTGTCCGCTGGCTCTCTTGCATTGTAACTTTGCTCTGTCCGCATGGCTCTCTTGCATTGTAGCTTTGCTGGCCATTTTGCTTTTGTCTGTTGACTCTTCTCAATTGTAGCTTTGCTTTGTCCGCGTGGCTCTCCATTTTGATAGTCAGCAATTACTATTAGTTAGTGGGCGGTTGGTCGGTCAGCaatatcctttcttttctcttagcttttttcttcttcttaggTTCTGTTCttcttcttagttttgtttGGCAGCTTAAGAAATGCCGTGGAAAGTTTTCTAAAGTTTCCTATTGATGCTTTATATATGTAAAATTTCGCCTCACGTGTATGTTTGGTttcccaatctcttgtgtaaTTACAGTTGTTTTGGCTCCCTAGCGATCTCTGGTTTTGCAAGGTGAAATTGGTttcccaatctcttgtgtaaTTGCGATTGCTTTGCCTCCACTGGTGAGTAGGCAGTGGACGGTGTCCTCAATGATTTGTGGTTTTGCAAGGTAAAATCTTTATTGTCTCACTTAGCTGATTTTCTGATGGTTTCTGTAGATTAATGTTTGGACAATGGGTCGGAATAGAGTATATAGAACTTTAGAAGAGGCTAATGCTGAGAAAAATCGAAAGAAACGCGACCAACGTGCTGCTGCTCGCCAAAGGAGAAAAAATGATGCGCCATCAGGAGTGTGTACGCTGGCTGTCACAGCTTTTAATATACATGAACCAAATACTATTAATCAGCCAAATATGAGTGCTGGAGAATCTTCATTAGGCTCGAACCCAGTGCTGCCATCTACACAGAATAATGCAGAGCAATTTCCAAAGGTATGAGATGTTAGCTTTTATCTATTACGGATTAGATTGACTTATTTAAGCGTGTTAAACTCCCAATCTTTAACTATGCTATGGTTGTATTGcaggaaaatgaacaaaatgtATCTAGCTCTATTGCTGATAGTGCTAACGAGGTTTCATCAACTAATATAGGTATTGGTCAATCACCATTACGTAGAAAACGTCGATCTGTAAGACGCTCTGTTACTGATCCGTTAGCCACGATAGCTACTGAGCCCACAGTATTGCCTGATGTTCCAAATTGTCCGTATTGTCATGCAAAACGATTTCATCACGAACCGACTGGTTTTTGCTGTACCTCTGGTGAGATACAACTATTATCTACTGAGATGCCGCGAGAGCTTATGTTATTGTATATTGAAGATTCTGATCAGGCTGTCGAGTTTCGCAGATGCGTTAGAAGCTATAATAATATGTTTGCATTTACCTCGATTGGTATTCATTCTGATAAATCTTTGGCTGCAAATTATAATGGAGTTTATACTTTTCGAATCCAAGGACAAATGTATCATTATATTAATGCGCTTGTTCCAGAGGATGGTGAGAAGCCACGAAACTTGCAGCTTTATTTTTTTGACACTGAGCATGAAACAACGCAGCGAATTTCAATTTCAGCTAGATTTCAAGAAACACTGGTGACAAAGCTTGAGGAAATTTTAAAGATCAATCCTTACTCTGCATTCTTTCGAGGATTACAAGATTTGCCAGACATGGATGATTATAAGATTGTGCTTGAAACTACGCCTGCTATAGATCAACGAGTTTTCAATAAACCTACTGTGTCACAAGTAGGAGCTGTTTGGACTGATAGTTCAGATTTTGAACATCTTAACTCTAAACATATACAAATTTATGAAAAGAATGGTCAAACGCAAATTGTTAAGCATTACTTTGCTTGTCATGATTCATTGCAATATCCTCTTATCTTTGCAAATGGAGAACCAGGTTGGCATCCAGGGATTGAGAGAATGCGCCGTCCGGATAGAGGCAATATTAGACCAGTTACTTGTGAGGGACAAACTGTTATAGCTACAGCTACAGCAACAACGGCAAATGatatcattgatgcagaaaatAGAGGTATTACCAATAATCACCTCCATATAGCATCGTTAACCTATGAATATTACATTTCCTTATCATATATGTTAATTACACATGGTCTATTATCTTTCTTCATggataaataacataaatatcattatttgtttgtttcagctattaaccaaaaaaaaagaaaacggaACACGGTTTCATGTCGTGAGTACTATTGTTACAAACTGCAAATTCGAGATGCTGATCAGTCAATGTTATTGCATATAGGCAGATTACTGCAACAATACGTGGTCGATATGTATGTTAAGATTGAGTCAATTAGATTAGATTTCCATAGAGGGAGGAACAAACAGGCTCAACTTCGAACTGAGATTTATCAAGGCATAGTCGATAGCATTTCCAATGgtgaatcatcatcatcaggTATTGGTAAACGTATTTTCCTTCCAGCTTCATTCATTGGTGGGCCTCGAGATATGCGACGCCGATATATGGATGCTATGTCTTTGGTTCAAAGATATGGGAAACCAGACATCTTTCCGACAATGACTTGTAACAAGAATTGGCCTGAGATTAAAAAATTGCTCCTGCCAACTGATAAAGTTGAGAACAGGCCAGATCTAATTTCTCGAGTCTTCCGTGCAAAACTTGAAGACTTGAAAGATGAACTTCTGAAGAAGAATATATTTGGAAAAATAGCAGCTTACACATATGTAATCGAATTCCAGAAAAGAGGTTTGCCCCACGCTCATTTTTTAATAATTCTGAAACAAGGATGGAAGATGTACTCTCCTAAATCATATGATCGTGTAGTATGTGCTGAGCTGCCAGATGCTAGCCGCCATCCTTATCTTCATGAACTCGTTGTTAAGCATATGATGCACGGTCCTTGTGGTGCTATGAATCCAAATTGCCCATGCATGAAACAGCATCTTGGATGCAAGGATAACTATCCTAAGGAGTTTACGGAAACCACACGGCACAGCCACAACTCCTACCCTCTCTATCGACGACGAGATTTTCAGCAATCAATAATTGTTCGTGGTCATCCTCTTGATAATCGATGGGTAATACCATACAATCCCTATTTACTGTCTAAATTTAATTGTCATATCAATGTAGAAATTTGTTCAACAATTCAAGCtgtcaaatatatatataaatacatcTATAAAGGCCATGATAAAATTTTATATCAGGTGAGTAAtactgtggcgaccccacttccccctgaggcgaaccaaagggttggcgggccgtctgcccagctctcgccaggactcacgcacgcacactaacccaaatcctATCGAAGaatagcctaactattacaatgtcgcttcctttcaaaataagtcaacatctaccacattaacttcagagacaaCAAGGAACTTAAAATCGCCAATCTATGGCCCTTAGACATCACATGCTCTAGAACCAAGGAATAAGGTCGTTCGTATCTAGTTACATCAATCCATAATTCACAAACACAAATATATTATCCAACCTCCGAaatagggtttacacattttccagcttcaagcggcaatcccaaaaacaaaagtacaGAATTCAAGTTAAAACACAATACAAGCCTACACAATAGCCATAATATTCGTTACATCCCAtacgagaagaaaagaaacatgaaTAAGTCTCAGCGCTTTCAGtctccagaacctgttaaggaaaacaaatacgtggggtgagctaaagctcagtggtgccccaaaacatgcaatcacataaatcGAACAGCGGTTAATAATTTAAATCAAATCgaaacagttaggaaagcgtgtaacagcacaaggtaggatacaagggctctcaggagccattttccacgcTTGATCAGATACCATCgtagttgactctccgtcaactttcCCTACTTAATTTCCATGTAGATacacttattttaatcctaacccgtcaccgttcatacctctgcTTTGGGCCCAAACTTcatctaccgacgcagtatactcgagatatacccgtaataaaattttgtcgaaGGATTCACCTATCGACTTta
This portion of the Coffea eugenioides isolate CCC68of chromosome 11, Ceug_1.0, whole genome shotgun sequence genome encodes:
- the LOC113751294 gene encoding protein WHAT'S THIS FACTOR 9, mitochondrial, whose amino-acid sequence is MPNQKGCARNLLQKIFFFSCQNSLHSLSNCRNLSHVFIQRRAYVDVYMDWKKDTYFESIESIHRSIELKPIIALKNCIVSASPQDYCIPISAVSKRGLELGIPFKVARFLRKYPSFFEEFEGPQYNLPWFKLTPTAIQLDKEEREVYEEHKNDIVDRLKKLILMSVGEQKVLPLKVIQGLQWYLGLPDEFLRHPESNLDGHFRIVEMGDELKGLAVGSDGNDGAMMSILQQNAMKKGVYAGGEREAIVFPLFPSKGLRLKRKISDWMNEFQRLPYVSPYEDSSDLKMDSDLSEKRVVGILHELLGLFVEHAAERKRLLCLRKCLGLPQKVHKAFERHPHMFYLSLRNKTCTVILKEAYREKSAIEAHPIANVRKKYINLMKESEIILKSRRVNNRATKNEANVNMKDLDCMDDDMTEVINQVS
- the LOC113751927 gene encoding uncharacterized protein LOC113751927, yielding MSAGESSLGSNPVLPSTQNNAEQFPKENEQNVSSSIADSANEVSSTNIGIGQSPLRRKRRSVRRSVTDPLATIATEPTVLPDVPNCPYCHAKRFHHEPTGFCCTSGEIQLLSTEMPRELMLLYIEDSDQAVEFRRCVRSYNNMFAFTSIGIHSDKSLAANYNGVYTFRIQGQMYHYINALVPEDGEKPRNLQLYFFDTEHETTQRISISARFQETLVTKLEEILKINPYSAFFRGLQDLPDMDDYKIVLETTPAIDQRVFNKPTVSQVGAVWTDSSDFEHLNSKHIQIYEKNGQTQIVKHYFACHDSLQYPLIFANGEPGWHPGIERMRRPDRGNIRPVTCEGQTVIATATATTANDIIDAENRGRLLQQYVVDMYVKIESIRLDFHRGRNKQAQLRTEIYQGIVDSISNGESSSSGIGKRIFLPASFIGGPRDMRRRYMDAMSLVQRYGKPDIFPTMTCNKNWPEIKKLLLPTDKVENRPDLISRVFRAKLEDLKDELLKKNIFGKIAAYTYVIEFQKRGLPHAHFLIILKQGWKMYSPKSYDRVVCAELPDASRHPYLHELVVKHMMHGPCGAMNPNCPCMKQHLGCKDNYPKEFTETTRHSHNSYPLYRRRDFQQSIIVRGHPLDNRWMVMVSSSYDVH